From Streptomyces sp. NBC_01460, a single genomic window includes:
- the tkt gene encoding transketolase gives MAPERSSSGSTASRDAGLALPVAERAGWSDVDVRAVDTVRVLAADAVQKTGNGHPGTAMSLAPLAYLLFQQVMRHDPADDQWLGRDRFVLSCGHTSLTLYIQLYLSGYGLEMDDLKALRTWDSATPGHPEYRHTRGVEITTGPLGQGMGASVGMAMAARRERGLLDPDAAPGASPFDHHVYVLASDGDMMEGVASEAASLAGHQQLGNLITFYDSNHISIEDDTDISFSEDVPARFAAYGWHVQTVDWTRTGDYVEDVDALLAAIETAKQERSRPSLIMLRTIIGWPAPTKRNTGKAHGAALGDDEVAGTKRLLGFDPEAFFPVEDDVLAHTRAVGERGRAARESWQRAYDTWRTAAPERAALLDRLREQKLPAGWTDALPVFPADAKGMATRKASGNVLTALAPVLPELWGGSADLAGSNNTTMDGEPSFVPADRQTEEFAGGPYGRTLHFGIREHAMGAVLNGIALQSLTRPYGGTFLTFSDYMRPAVRLGALMKLPATYVWTHDSIGLGEDGPTHQPVEHLAALRAIPGLDVVRPGDANETTVCWRTILEHTDRPAGLVLTRQNLPVLDRADGVHAAAEGAARGAYILVEAAGSAPDVILVATGSEVQIALDARKLLVDEGLAVRVVSMPCREWFAAQPLPYQDDVLPPDVRARVSVEAAVGQGWREVVGDAGRIVSLEHYGASADYQRLYEEFGITAEAVASAARASIRDAVEPPRPGGQRS, from the coding sequence ATGGCGCCCGAGCGATCCTCTTCCGGCAGCACGGCATCGCGAGACGCCGGGCTCGCCCTTCCCGTGGCCGAACGGGCGGGCTGGAGCGACGTGGACGTGCGCGCGGTGGACACCGTCAGGGTGCTGGCCGCCGACGCCGTCCAGAAGACCGGCAACGGCCACCCCGGTACGGCGATGAGCCTGGCACCGCTCGCCTACCTGCTGTTCCAGCAGGTCATGCGCCACGACCCAGCCGACGACCAGTGGCTGGGCAGGGACCGTTTCGTCCTCTCCTGCGGCCACACCAGCCTCACCCTCTACATCCAGCTCTACCTGTCCGGCTACGGCCTGGAGATGGACGACCTGAAGGCGCTCCGGACCTGGGACTCGGCGACCCCCGGCCATCCGGAGTACCGGCACACCCGGGGCGTCGAGATCACCACCGGCCCGCTGGGCCAGGGCATGGGCGCCTCCGTGGGGATGGCGATGGCGGCCCGCCGGGAGAGGGGTCTGCTCGATCCCGACGCCGCCCCCGGGGCCAGCCCGTTCGACCATCACGTCTACGTGCTGGCGTCCGACGGCGACATGATGGAGGGCGTCGCGTCCGAGGCCGCGTCCCTGGCCGGCCACCAGCAGCTCGGCAACCTCATCACGTTCTACGACTCCAACCACATCTCCATCGAGGACGACACCGACATCTCGTTCAGCGAGGACGTCCCGGCGCGCTTCGCGGCGTACGGATGGCACGTGCAGACGGTGGACTGGACCCGGACGGGTGACTACGTCGAGGACGTCGACGCGCTGCTCGCCGCGATCGAGACGGCCAAGCAGGAGCGGTCCCGGCCCTCGTTGATCATGCTGCGCACGATCATCGGATGGCCCGCCCCGACGAAGCGCAACACCGGCAAGGCGCACGGAGCGGCGCTGGGTGACGACGAGGTCGCCGGAACCAAGCGGCTCCTCGGCTTCGACCCCGAGGCGTTCTTCCCCGTCGAGGACGACGTCCTGGCCCACACCCGGGCGGTGGGGGAGCGGGGCCGGGCGGCCCGGGAGAGCTGGCAGCGGGCCTACGACACGTGGCGGACCGCGGCCCCGGAGCGGGCGGCCCTGCTGGACCGGCTGCGCGAACAGAAGCTGCCCGCGGGCTGGACCGACGCCCTGCCGGTGTTCCCGGCCGACGCCAAGGGCATGGCCACCCGCAAGGCCTCCGGGAACGTCCTCACCGCCCTCGCGCCCGTGCTGCCCGAGCTGTGGGGCGGCTCGGCCGACCTCGCGGGCAGCAACAACACCACCATGGACGGCGAGCCCTCGTTCGTCCCCGCCGACCGGCAGACCGAGGAGTTCGCCGGAGGCCCCTACGGCCGGACGCTGCACTTCGGCATCCGTGAGCACGCGATGGGCGCCGTACTCAACGGCATCGCCCTGCAGAGCCTGACCCGCCCCTACGGCGGCACCTTCCTCACGTTCAGCGACTACATGCGGCCCGCGGTCCGCCTCGGCGCCCTGATGAAGCTGCCCGCCACCTACGTGTGGACCCACGACTCCATCGGCCTGGGGGAGGACGGCCCCACCCACCAGCCCGTGGAACACCTGGCCGCGCTGCGCGCCATCCCGGGGCTCGACGTCGTACGCCCCGGCGACGCCAACGAGACCACGGTCTGCTGGCGGACGATCCTGGAGCACACCGACCGCCCCGCCGGCCTCGTCCTCACCCGGCAGAACCTGCCGGTGCTCGACCGCGCCGACGGTGTCCACGCCGCCGCCGAGGGAGCGGCGCGCGGCGCCTACATCCTCGTCGAGGCGGCCGGGAGCGCCCCCGACGTCATCCTGGTGGCGACGGGGTCCGAGGTCCAGATCGCGCTCGACGCCCGCAAGCTGCTGGTCGACGAGGGGCTGGCCGTACGCGTCGTCTCGATGCCCTGCCGCGAATGGTTCGCCGCGCAGCCGCTGCCCTACCAGGACGACGTGCTCCCGCCCGACGTGCGCGCCCGCGTCAGCGTCGAGGCCGCCGTGGGCCAGGGCTGGCGCGAGGTGGTCGGTGACGCGGGGCGGATCGTCAGCCTGGAGCACTACGGCGCGTCCGCCGACTACCAGCGGCTGTACGAGGAGTTCGGCATCACGGCGGAAGCGGTCGCCTCGGCCGCGCGCGCCAGCATCCGGGACGCGGTGGAGCCCCCGAGGCCCGGCGGACAGCGGTCCTGA
- a CDS encoding SpoIIE family protein phosphatase encodes MTAWNTEQTADFRGPLDVSRAATAVLDAQGTVIGWSPAAERLFGYRPHEVVGRPLATFLSSGPAPHARPFPAPHRGNEIRAARHRDGRELTVATAVCPLPGAGAAERVLLATELTDLRLWESRLALLNGLATQSPLGLAIYDTDLRLTWCNAAYEQEIGQPFAEFRGRRADELYSEGRFVTQGHPPTLDAVMQHVLDTGDPILDLHFRGRPPSDPGTDHVWSCAYYRLQDADGHVFGVCEDAFDISDRYKAQQRLALLVEAGRSIGTALDVRATAEKITEVAVPDFAATVTVDLSRAVLEGEVPATGDPAAMSLVRVARCSAEASPGEKADAHPSPVEYPPGSPQHRSLSSGGLVLDDAALVVPLRAGDSTLGLVTFLRGTPSATFDSGEVALADELAARTAVSIDNARRFTRERSASLALQRQLLPHHVPEQSAVEFAYRYLPADGVTGVGGDWFDVIPLSGTRVGLVVGDVVGHGLQAAATMGRLRTTVRAFAQLDLDPVELLSRLDDLVGQSAEERWGELGTPVGTDADVTTGATCLYAVYDPVSRRCVMARAGHLPPAVVAPDGGPSFPDLPAGPPLGLGGLPFESMEVELPVGSLLALFTDGLVEARDRDIDHGLDTLGRVLGDRHASLEELCDRAVAELLPDGATPDDTALLLVRTRELDSSQVVEWELPSEPVAVGRARELATAQLRRWGLEELSFATELVVSELVTNAVRYAEGPLHVRLIRDRTVLCEVADTGHTSPHLRHSGDEDEGGRGLFIVAQLVQRWGTRYTRSGKTIWTEQPLPAAG; translated from the coding sequence ATGACTGCATGGAACACGGAGCAGACTGCCGACTTCCGTGGTCCCCTCGACGTCAGCCGGGCGGCCACGGCGGTCCTCGACGCCCAGGGCACGGTCATCGGATGGAGCCCCGCGGCGGAGCGGCTGTTCGGTTACCGCCCGCACGAGGTGGTCGGGCGGCCCCTGGCCACGTTCCTGTCCTCCGGCCCGGCGCCCCACGCCCGTCCGTTCCCCGCTCCGCACCGGGGGAACGAGATCCGGGCCGCCCGGCACCGGGACGGGCGTGAGCTGACCGTCGCCACCGCGGTGTGTCCTCTCCCGGGCGCCGGCGCGGCGGAACGCGTCCTCCTCGCGACGGAGCTGACGGATCTCCGGCTGTGGGAGTCCCGGCTGGCCCTGTTGAACGGACTGGCCACCCAGTCACCTCTCGGGCTGGCCATCTACGACACCGACCTGCGCCTGACCTGGTGCAACGCGGCGTACGAGCAGGAGATCGGGCAGCCGTTCGCCGAGTTCCGCGGCCGCCGGGCCGACGAGCTGTACTCCGAGGGACGCTTCGTGACGCAGGGGCATCCGCCCACGCTCGACGCGGTCATGCAGCACGTACTGGACACCGGCGACCCGATCCTGGACCTGCACTTCCGCGGCCGGCCGCCCAGCGACCCGGGGACGGACCACGTCTGGTCCTGCGCCTACTACCGGCTCCAGGACGCCGACGGCCATGTGTTCGGGGTGTGCGAGGACGCCTTCGACATCTCCGACCGCTACAAGGCCCAGCAGCGTCTGGCCCTGCTCGTCGAGGCGGGCCGCAGCATCGGCACCGCCCTCGATGTGAGGGCCACCGCCGAGAAGATCACCGAGGTGGCGGTCCCCGACTTCGCCGCCACGGTCACGGTCGACCTCTCGAGGGCGGTCCTGGAGGGAGAGGTGCCGGCCACCGGCGACCCGGCGGCGATGTCCCTGGTCCGGGTCGCCCGCTGCTCGGCGGAGGCCTCCCCGGGGGAGAAGGCGGATGCGCACCCCTCACCCGTGGAGTACCCGCCCGGTTCGCCGCAGCACCGCAGCCTCTCCTCCGGCGGTCTCGTACTCGACGACGCGGCGCTGGTGGTACCGCTGCGGGCCGGGGACAGCACGCTGGGGCTCGTCACCTTCCTGCGCGGTACCCCCTCGGCCACGTTCGACAGCGGCGAAGTGGCACTGGCCGACGAACTGGCCGCCCGGACAGCGGTGTCCATCGACAACGCCCGTCGGTTCACCCGGGAACGCTCCGCGTCCCTGGCCCTCCAGCGCCAGCTGCTGCCGCACCACGTGCCGGAGCAGTCGGCGGTCGAATTCGCCTACCGCTACCTGCCCGCCGACGGCGTGACCGGGGTCGGCGGTGACTGGTTCGACGTCATCCCGCTGTCCGGGACCCGGGTCGGGCTCGTCGTCGGGGACGTGGTGGGCCACGGCCTCCAGGCAGCCGCCACCATGGGCCGGCTCCGCACGACCGTACGGGCCTTCGCCCAGCTGGACCTGGACCCCGTCGAACTGCTGTCGAGGCTCGACGATCTGGTCGGCCAGTCCGCGGAGGAGCGCTGGGGCGAGCTGGGCACACCCGTCGGCACGGACGCCGATGTGACCACCGGGGCGACCTGTCTCTACGCCGTCTACGACCCGGTCTCGCGGCGCTGCGTCATGGCCAGGGCCGGGCACCTGCCGCCGGCGGTCGTCGCCCCGGACGGAGGGCCGTCCTTCCCCGACCTGCCGGCCGGCCCGCCCCTGGGCCTGGGAGGCCTGCCGTTCGAGTCCATGGAGGTCGAGCTGCCGGTCGGCAGCCTGCTGGCCCTCTTCACCGACGGCCTGGTCGAGGCCCGCGACCGCGACATCGATCACGGACTCGACACCCTGGGGCGGGTACTCGGCGACCGGCACGCGTCGCTCGAAGAACTCTGCGACCGCGCCGTGGCGGAACTCCTGCCGGACGGCGCGACACCCGACGACACCGCCCTGCTGCTCGTCCGCACCCGTGAGCTCGACAGCTCGCAGGTCGTCGAATGGGAGCTGCCCTCTGAACCGGTCGCCGTCGGCCGGGCGAGGGAGCTGGCCACCGCACAACTGCGCCGCTGGGGCCTGGAGGAGCTGTCGTTCGCGACCGAGCTCGTCGTCAGCGAGCTGGTGACCAACGCCGTCAGGTACGCCGAAGGGCCGCTGCACGTACGTCTCATCCGCGACCGCACCGTCCTGTGCGAGGTCGCGGACACGGGCCACACCTCACCGCACCTGCGCCACAGCGGCGACGAGGACGAAGGCGGGCGCGGCCTGTTCATCGTCGCGCAGCTCGTCCAGAGGTGGGGAACGCGCTACACCCGCTCCGGGAAGACCATCTGGACCGAGCAGCCCCTGCCCGCGGCCGGCTGA
- a CDS encoding serine/threonine-protein kinase, translated as MDGLRPQDPSRIGAYQLMARLGAGGMGQVYLGRSPGGRLVAVKVIRDEISEHPESLARFRREAATVETVRSAWTARLIEASLDTSPYWLATEYVPGPTLYGAVRDGGAFPPDSARKLCAALAEGLAAVHAHGVTHRDLKPQNVILSPQGPQLIDFGIARGLGQTVLTRDGTAPGTPGFAAPEVVLRNETGPAADVFALGATLAYTVTGRPPFGYGDPATVSYRAVHEDIDLEGVHPALAALIEECVAKDPAERPDPAALIARCAVDSALAGDAHYRALTGAEAAAAVADGAKTAVLPAGATTRGEDGAVVSAGPPGPTPLDGPDRGARPSRTGRRGALGLAAVAAVLAASATAWLLSGPPQDRDTGAGPTDSAEAPRRPATTSPEPAAGPPDHIVDDRTSQDRWALSEDPAQAAQGIGSCDLSAPATASLPVDLQSSVSHTTGSDTASVTMRPKDAGEGMRPAPYYVAVGVRPPHGTDPATGRPTRSVGEGVGFTSKPVDLFSTWSSGGSLTFRYPEDFRAHFDDRTVVLYHVEGGPRQFTSVVCNGFHA; from the coding sequence GTGGACGGTCTGCGGCCCCAGGATCCCTCGCGCATAGGCGCCTACCAGCTGATGGCCCGTCTCGGTGCCGGCGGAATGGGGCAGGTGTATCTCGGCCGCTCCCCCGGAGGACGGCTCGTCGCGGTGAAGGTGATCCGCGACGAGATCAGCGAGCACCCGGAGTCGCTGGCCCGCTTCCGGCGCGAGGCCGCCACCGTGGAGACGGTGCGCAGCGCGTGGACCGCCCGGTTGATCGAGGCGTCCCTCGACACCTCGCCCTACTGGCTGGCCACCGAGTACGTGCCGGGACCCACGCTGTACGGGGCGGTGCGGGACGGCGGCGCGTTCCCGCCCGACAGCGCGCGGAAGCTGTGCGCCGCCCTCGCCGAGGGGCTGGCGGCGGTCCACGCCCACGGAGTCACGCACCGGGACCTGAAGCCGCAGAACGTGATCCTCTCGCCGCAGGGACCGCAGCTGATCGACTTCGGCATCGCGCGGGGGCTCGGGCAGACGGTGCTCACCCGGGACGGGACGGCCCCGGGAACCCCGGGGTTCGCGGCGCCCGAGGTCGTCCTGCGCAACGAGACCGGCCCGGCCGCGGACGTGTTCGCGCTGGGGGCGACCCTCGCGTACACCGTGACCGGCAGGCCTCCGTTCGGCTACGGGGACCCGGCCACGGTGAGTTACCGGGCCGTGCACGAGGACATCGACCTGGAGGGCGTGCACCCCGCGCTCGCCGCGCTGATCGAGGAGTGCGTCGCCAAGGATCCCGCGGAGCGGCCGGATCCGGCGGCCCTGATCGCACGGTGCGCGGTGGACTCGGCCCTGGCGGGGGACGCCCACTACCGGGCCCTGACCGGTGCGGAGGCCGCTGCCGCAGTGGCGGACGGCGCGAAGACCGCCGTCCTGCCGGCCGGAGCGACGACGCGGGGCGAGGACGGGGCGGTCGTCTCCGCGGGGCCGCCCGGCCCCACCCCGCTCGACGGACCGGACCGCGGGGCACGCCCCTCCCGCACGGGTCGCCGCGGGGCCCTGGGCCTCGCGGCGGTCGCGGCCGTGCTGGCGGCATCGGCGACGGCCTGGCTGCTCTCGGGCCCGCCGCAGGACCGGGACACCGGGGCGGGGCCCACGGACAGCGCGGAGGCACCCCGGCGGCCTGCGACGACGTCACCGGAACCGGCCGCGGGGCCGCCGGACCACATCGTGGACGACCGCACGTCACAGGATCGCTGGGCCTTGTCCGAGGACCCCGCACAGGCGGCCCAGGGCATCGGCTCCTGCGACCTGTCCGCCCCGGCGACGGCCTCGCTGCCGGTGGACCTCCAGTCGTCCGTGTCGCACACGACGGGCTCGGACACGGCCTCGGTGACGATGCGCCCGAAGGACGCCGGCGAGGGGATGCGGCCGGCGCCCTACTACGTGGCCGTGGGTGTCCGCCCTCCGCACGGGACCGACCCCGCCACGGGCCGTCCCACCCGGTCCGTGGGCGAGGGCGTCGGCTTCACCAGCAAGCCCGTCGACCTCTTCTCGACGTGGTCCTCCGGCGGCTCCCTCACCTTCCGGTATCCGGAGGACTTCCGGGCCCACTTCGACGACCGGACCGTGGTGCTGTACCACGTCGAAGGCGGCCCCCGTCAGTTCACCTCCGTCGTCTGCAACGGCTTCCACGCCTGA
- a CDS encoding MFS transporter — translation MRTPTHSRAGAQRLDLTGAALLATALAVLVHALSGIPAHGWTTEPTWLGLAAVAGLAASLVLHERRTGHPIVPSPVARSVPVTASVALLILTTGGMFGALFVSTFFFQDVLGLGPLASGLRGLPLTVLMVLGAPAAAVALRRYGPRRTAVLGTVLVVLGTAGLSRLGTAGSWAVTGVAFAVLGAGFAVVMVTATATVVGEAPSGYAGVIGGLKQTAMNVGPTLGIAVAAGLMLPGPSDAGHRVMSASATGPTLLVLAGLAALALLPAWLLPTRPVRAAPDAPAVADSGVLPVGRPERSG, via the coding sequence ATGCGGACACCGACGCACTCCCGTGCCGGGGCCCAGCGGCTGGACCTCACCGGCGCGGCACTGCTCGCCACCGCGCTCGCGGTCCTGGTCCACGCCCTGTCCGGCATACCGGCGCACGGGTGGACGACCGAGCCGACCTGGCTCGGCCTCGCCGCCGTCGCGGGCCTCGCGGCTTCGCTCGTCCTGCACGAACGCCGCACCGGGCACCCGATCGTGCCGTCGCCGGTGGCGCGGTCCGTACCGGTGACGGCATCGGTGGCGCTCCTGATCCTCACCACCGGCGGCATGTTCGGTGCGCTGTTCGTGTCCACGTTCTTCTTCCAGGACGTTCTCGGGCTCGGTCCTCTCGCCAGTGGCCTGAGGGGGCTCCCGCTGACCGTGCTCATGGTCCTCGGTGCGCCTGCCGCCGCCGTGGCGCTGCGCCGGTACGGCCCACGCCGCACCGCGGTCCTCGGTACGGTCCTCGTCGTCCTCGGCACGGCCGGTCTGTCCCGGCTGGGCACGGCCGGCTCGTGGGCGGTCACCGGTGTGGCCTTCGCCGTCCTCGGTGCGGGATTCGCCGTCGTCATGGTCACGGCCACCGCGACCGTCGTCGGCGAGGCGCCGTCCGGATACGCAGGGGTCATCGGCGGACTCAAGCAGACCGCCATGAACGTCGGCCCGACCCTCGGGATCGCTGTGGCCGCCGGCCTGATGCTGCCCGGACCGTCCGACGCCGGGCACCGGGTCATGTCCGCCTCGGCAACAGGCCCCACCCTGCTGGTCCTCGCCGGACTCGCGGCCCTCGCCCTGCTCCCGGCATGGCTGCTGCCCACGCGGCCGGTCCGCGCGGCACCTGACGCGCCGGCAGTGGCGGATTCCGGCGTCCTTCCCGTCGGCCGGCCGGAGCGAAGCGGGTGA